A single region of the Vicia villosa cultivar HV-30 ecotype Madison, WI linkage group LG4, Vvil1.0, whole genome shotgun sequence genome encodes:
- the LOC131597700 gene encoding uncharacterized protein LOC131597700, producing the protein MEICDDNFNRPILTRSQVQYIVNDYYSNIKSKQVTVGKEYTSTKIKWQPPNRYWVKLNSDGANSYGYVAGYRGIIRDDRGGCKGGFSKFLGNCSTEKAELWGIFAGLSLAKDLGCNKVEVNMDFIKTIEMIKSGKDMNMDSYTLVKQIMELMRWFKDIKLVHTFREANRCVDALAKFGAASGNFSLFEHEVPTFIKHLLETNWLGTSIVRRTLL; encoded by the coding sequence ATGGAAATTTGTGATGATAATTTCAATAGACCGATTCTTACGAGAAGTCAAGTGCAGTATATAGTAAATGATTATTACTCTAATATTAAGAGCAAGCAGGTTACAGTGGGTAAGGAGTATACGTCGACAAAGATCAAGTGGCAACCTCCAAATAGATATTGGGTGAAATTAAATTCGGATGGAGCTAACAGTTATGGTTATGTGGCGGGCTACAGAGGAATTATCAGGGATGATCGTGGAGGTTGCAAGGGAGGGTTCTCAAAATTTTTAGGCAACTGCAGTACTGAGAAAGCTGAGCTCTGGGGAATCTTTGCAGGGTTATCTCTTGCGAAGGATTTGGGTTGCAATAAAGTTGAGGTAAACATGGATTTTATCAAAACTATAGAAATGATAAAATCCGGTAAAGACATGAACATGGATAGTTACACTTTAGTGAAGCAAATAATGGAATTGATGAGATGGTTTAAAGATATTAAGCTAGTTCACACCTTCAGAGAAGCGAACCGTTGTGTGGATGCCTTAGCTAAGTTTGGAGCAGCGAGTGGAAATTtttctttatttgagcatgaggTTCCAACATTTATAAAACATCTTTTAGAAACAAATTGGCTAGGCACCTCCATTGTTAGGAGAACTCTGTTGTAG
- the LOC131597701 gene encoding uncharacterized protein LOC131597701, producing MLRDCIEFAKGCQECQMHASFQHAPGSELHSIIKPWPFRGWALDLIGEIRPTSSKSQRYILVGINYFTKWVEAIPLVNVDQEIVIEFIQKQILYRLGIPESITTDQGPVFIGQKMHKFAKEMSFKLLTSTPYYAQANGQVEAANKVIIGLIKKHVGKKPKNWYKTLDQALWACRTSPKEATNTTPFRLTLGHDAVLPVEIYLQSVRIQNTRRNFSKPLLGNDDE from the coding sequence atgttGAGAGATTGTATAGAGTTTGCTAAAGGATGCCAAGAATGTCAGATGCATGCAAGTTTCCAACATGCTCCTGGAAGTGAACTACACTCAATCATcaagccatggcctttcagaggttgggcattggACTTAATTGGAGAGATTCGACCCACCtcatcaaaaagtcaaagatacATTCTGGTAGGAATAAATTACtttacaaaatgggtcgaagccaTACCTTTAGTAAATGTAGATCAAGAGATTGTTATTGAATTCATTCAGAAACAAATACTCTATAGACTTGGAATCCCAGAGAGCATAACAACAGACCAAGGACCAGTCTTCATTGGTCAAAAGATGCACAAGTTTGCAAAAGAAATGAGTTTCAAATTGTTAACATCCACACCTTATTATGCCCAAGCAAATGGTCAGGTCGAAGCAGCCAATAAGGTGATAATTGGTTtgataaagaaacatgtgggaaaaaagccaAAGAATTGGTATAAGACTTTGGATCAGGCACTTTGGGCCTGTCGAACGTCACCTAAGGAAGCAACTAATACTACACCTTTCCGACTTACgcttggacatgatgcagtattGCCAGtagaaatatacttgcaatcagttcGAATTCAAAACACAAGAAGAAATTTCTCCAAACCGTTATTGGGAAATGACGATGAATGA